A stretch of the Candidatus Jettenia sp. AMX2 genome encodes the following:
- a CDS encoding multiheme c-type cytochrome, translated as MLGSKISVALLGGVVVSACSLAFLHSSLFAQAIYVGNSGCKCHLSKGCFEGDIYKETLHSNTWEKRLQGTPDEENPECLKCHATAYGEKIEEVGKKFLPNVQCEACHGPGSEQKKVKENYQGKGKDAFKELLKSDPLMARKVQYDAGLVVAGINGPATVKEQCLVCHWESNNDKNKCPKTDKVFDFKEAFKKDDHRDLDDVDKVIKKMTPEEKKKWAAILPKDPILDSPLKPKKRKD; from the coding sequence ATGTTGGGAAGTAAAATATCTGTAGCTTTGTTGGGTGGCGTTGTTGTTTCTGCTTGCTCATTAGCCTTTTTGCATTCAAGTTTGTTTGCACAGGCCATTTATGTTGGCAATAGCGGTTGTAAATGCCATTTAAGTAAAGGTTGTTTTGAGGGTGATATCTATAAAGAAACATTACATTCAAACACTTGGGAAAAGAGGTTGCAGGGAACTCCTGATGAAGAAAATCCGGAATGTTTGAAATGCCACGCTACCGCTTATGGTGAAAAAATCGAAGAGGTTGGTAAGAAATTTTTGCCTAACGTGCAGTGCGAAGCCTGTCATGGACCGGGATCCGAGCAAAAAAAAGTGAAAGAGAATTATCAGGGGAAAGGTAAGGATGCTTTTAAAGAATTATTAAAAAGTGATCCTTTGATGGCCAGAAAGGTACAATATGATGCTGGTTTGGTTGTTGCCGGCATTAACGGTCCTGCCACGGTAAAGGAGCAATGTCTGGTATGCCATTGGGAGAGCAACAACGATAAAAATAAGTGTCCAAAAACTGACAAAGTCTTTGATTTTAAAGAAGCTTTTAAGAAAGATGATCACCGCGATTTGGATGATGTTGATAAGGTGATAAAAAAGATGACTCCGGAAGAGAAAAAGAAATGGGCTGCGATATTACCAAAAGATCCTATCCTCGATTCGCCTTTGAAACCAAAGAAGAGGAAGGATTAA
- a CDS encoding sigma-54 dependent transcriptional regulator encodes MTYRVLITDDEERMRRVLAMVFDGMKEVKVVTSSDCASTLDYLDKERIHLIITDLKVPEMGRLEFLRAIKNKVPDIPIIVLSAYSSVMSVIDVMKEGVFDYLTTPFENEILRLAVKRALKVSSLAIENKNLRQALGAKYNFSSIIGNSPQVVEALRLVGEVSETDSTVLITGESGTGKELIARAIHYNSKRVGGPLIAINCAAIPENLLESELFGYEKGAFTSAEKTKKGRFELAAGGTFFLDEISEMSAAIQAKVLRLIESKELERLGGTETIKIDVRIICATNRKLEDMVKLGKFREDLYYRISVFPINLPPLRERTEDIIPLSKAFLKRFSVKMGKPPISLSNEVERLLIQHKWEGNIRELQNVIERAVILCKGASITPEHLPASLVKGSYPATKDSDSSRPIGDTVQFEIPPQGLSLDALEKQLVTQALEKSKNNKTKAAKLLGLTRGTFRYRLQKYGL; translated from the coding sequence ATGACTTACAGGGTTTTAATTACTGATGACGAAGAACGCATGAGAAGAGTGCTTGCGATGGTTTTTGATGGGATGAAAGAGGTAAAAGTTGTTACTTCAAGCGATTGTGCTTCAACCCTAGATTATCTTGATAAGGAACGGATACATCTGATAATTACAGATTTAAAAGTTCCTGAAATGGGAAGACTTGAGTTTTTACGGGCAATTAAAAATAAGGTGCCTGACATTCCAATCATTGTTCTTTCTGCTTACAGTTCTGTAATGTCCGTAATCGATGTTATGAAAGAAGGTGTTTTTGATTATCTTACTACACCTTTTGAAAATGAGATACTTCGATTAGCAGTGAAAAGAGCTTTAAAAGTAAGTAGCTTGGCGATTGAGAATAAAAATTTACGCCAGGCGTTGGGTGCAAAATACAACTTCTCGTCAATCATCGGCAATTCTCCACAAGTAGTTGAGGCACTTAGGCTCGTGGGCGAAGTTTCTGAAACTGACTCCACTGTTTTGATTACTGGTGAGAGTGGTACAGGAAAAGAATTAATAGCACGTGCGATTCACTATAACAGCAAAAGGGTTGGAGGGCCTTTAATAGCCATAAATTGCGCTGCAATACCAGAAAACTTATTGGAAAGTGAATTGTTTGGTTATGAAAAAGGTGCATTTACGAGTGCTGAAAAAACGAAAAAAGGACGTTTTGAATTAGCTGCCGGCGGAACATTTTTTCTTGACGAAATATCGGAAATGAGTGCGGCTATCCAGGCTAAAGTCCTGCGTCTTATCGAGTCAAAGGAGTTAGAACGGCTCGGAGGAACAGAAACAATTAAAATTGATGTCCGGATTATTTGCGCTACGAACAGAAAACTCGAAGACATGGTAAAACTTGGAAAATTCAGGGAAGACCTTTATTACCGTATAAGTGTGTTCCCTATTAATCTTCCGCCATTAAGAGAGAGAACAGAAGATATTATTCCATTGAGTAAGGCTTTTTTAAAGCGCTTTTCAGTAAAAATGGGAAAACCGCCTATTTCCTTAAGTAACGAGGTAGAGAGGCTACTTATTCAGCACAAGTGGGAAGGGAATATAAGGGAATTGCAAAATGTTATAGAGCGTGCTGTGATTCTTTGCAAAGGCGCAAGCATTACTCCAGAGCATTTACCTGCTTCACTCGTCAAAGGATCGTATCCTGCTACGAAAGACAGTGACAGTTCACGCCCCATTGGAGACACCGTTCAATTTGAAATACCACCACAAGGATTATCTTTAGATGCGCTGGAGAAACAGTTAGTTACTCAAGCGCTTGAAAAAAGTAAGAATAACAAGACAAAAGCCGCTAAATTATTAGGTTTAACCAGAGGAACGTTCCGATATAGATTGCAAAAGTACGGATTATAG
- a CDS encoding beta-propeller fold lactonase family protein, whose amino-acid sequence MRGRGIIGALVIGGAMVTGGGIASAGFIQGTHVKTEHPSPFFVTTSPDGSILFVVNQSGHSVTFIDTRTQKIMGEVAVQVQPEAAAPTPDGSFLYVCNAESDSVSVVDVARRQVVKDIRVGDWPSGIKISKDGKTAYVACSGNMWNTVDVIDTGRMEKIRSIYTSAYGPRTLDISPDGKQLAVINDSVGSINRSVDFIDVATGKVTENRIIKESSNLRDVVYTPDGKYVVVTYETPKNWLPVCEAENGQVFTNNIAVLETKPGGKVARLPLDELNNYDGNPYGLAMDPQGKYLYVGVRGMHRVTILCMNKVLEIVRSNSQAELDYLRDDLGLVRDYLIARVPVGLGPSSVCLSPDGKFCYAANYFSNNISVIKTPVD is encoded by the coding sequence ATGAGAGGTAGAGGAATAATAGGTGCGTTGGTGATAGGAGGAGCGATGGTGACGGGGGGCGGGATAGCCAGTGCGGGATTTATCCAGGGTACCCATGTCAAGACAGAGCATCCGTCGCCGTTTTTTGTCACGACGTCACCGGATGGGAGTATTTTGTTTGTGGTAAATCAGTCGGGTCACAGTGTAACATTTATTGATACACGGACACAGAAGATCATGGGTGAGGTTGCGGTACAGGTGCAGCCGGAGGCTGCGGCACCAACGCCTGATGGTTCTTTCTTGTATGTATGCAATGCGGAGAGCGACAGCGTATCGGTGGTAGACGTTGCGAGGAGGCAGGTAGTAAAGGACATCAGGGTAGGCGACTGGCCGAGTGGGATAAAGATATCGAAGGATGGTAAGACTGCGTATGTTGCATGTTCAGGGAATATGTGGAACACGGTAGATGTGATCGATACGGGGAGGATGGAGAAGATCAGGTCGATATATACGAGTGCATATGGTCCGAGGACATTGGATATATCACCTGATGGGAAGCAGTTGGCGGTTATCAATGATTCGGTTGGTTCCATTAACCGGAGCGTGGATTTTATAGATGTGGCTACGGGGAAGGTGACAGAGAACCGGATAATCAAGGAGAGTTCAAACCTCAGGGACGTGGTGTATACGCCGGATGGCAAGTATGTTGTTGTCACGTATGAGACTCCGAAGAACTGGTTGCCGGTATGTGAGGCAGAGAACGGGCAGGTGTTTACGAACAACATAGCGGTGTTGGAGACAAAGCCGGGTGGAAAGGTAGCACGGTTGCCGCTGGATGAGTTGAACAATTATGATGGGAATCCGTATGGTTTGGCGATGGATCCGCAGGGAAAGTATCTGTATGTTGGGGTACGCGGGATGCATCGGGTTACTATTCTGTGTATGAACAAGGTTTTGGAGATTGTTCGTTCCAACAGCCAGGCAGAGCTTGATTATCTGAGGGATGATCTTGGACTGGTAAGGGATTATCTGATAGCAAGGGTTCCGGTAGGGCTTGGGCCAAGTTCAGTATGTTTGTCACCGGATGGTAAGTTTTGTTATGCGGCGAATTATTTTTCCAACAATATTTCTGTGATAAAGACGCCGGTGGATTAA
- a CDS encoding c-type cytochrome, with protein sequence MSRGIVKIGLVAALGIAGVATTGELMAGMPQVIGVIQTGPEWEMLPRGEPLTVPEVHYRVKHSPFKSELVRYGQFIFNDASWGLQGEYACASCHYERGQTTGLIWDLGDEGWGSWKNTKYIRGGRYLPPFRHEGFTGHPDEIVGATSSLDRVCGRDPGFVFRSENFSPERLEAIICYIRALEFTGSPFRNPDGSLTEAQKRGEKIFNDPKVGCAECHPGDALDTRSLFSDAQTHDVGTGRVGVKGFRSTPGKVFNQAALEAGEDPYGEESDTPIIGLDLVKEFDTPTLRDIYASGTYFHDGGARTLMDTINNTVNDKDMHGRTSHLTQQEMEDLVEFMKAL encoded by the coding sequence ATGAGCAGAGGAATAGTGAAGATCGGTTTGGTTGCAGCCCTTGGTATTGCAGGGGTAGCAACGACCGGTGAATTGATGGCGGGGATGCCACAGGTTATCGGGGTGATTCAGACGGGGCCGGAATGGGAGATGCTTCCAAGAGGTGAGCCATTAACGGTGCCTGAGGTACATTACCGGGTAAAGCATTCACCGTTTAAGAGTGAGCTGGTGAGATACGGTCAGTTTATATTCAATGATGCTTCCTGGGGTCTGCAGGGTGAGTATGCATGCGCCAGTTGTCATTATGAGAGAGGTCAGACAACGGGTTTGATCTGGGATTTAGGAGATGAAGGCTGGGGGAGCTGGAAGAACACGAAGTACATTCGTGGCGGAAGGTATCTGCCGCCGTTCAGGCATGAGGGTTTCACGGGTCATCCTGATGAGATCGTGGGAGCGACGAGTTCTCTGGACCGTGTATGCGGAAGGGATCCTGGTTTTGTGTTCAGGAGTGAGAACTTTTCACCTGAGAGGCTTGAGGCGATCATTTGCTATATCAGGGCATTGGAGTTTACGGGTAGTCCGTTCAGAAATCCGGATGGGAGTCTGACAGAGGCGCAGAAGCGTGGCGAGAAGATATTTAACGATCCGAAGGTAGGATGTGCAGAGTGTCATCCTGGTGATGCGCTGGATACGAGGTCACTGTTTAGCGATGCACAGACGCATGATGTAGGAACCGGAAGGGTAGGAGTAAAGGGGTTCCGTTCAACGCCGGGTAAGGTATTTAACCAGGCAGCGCTGGAGGCAGGGGAAGATCCTTATGGTGAAGAGAGTGATACGCCGATTATCGGGTTAGACCTGGTGAAGGAGTTTGACACGCCGACGCTGAGGGATATTTATGCATCAGGCACCTATTTTCATGATGGTGGGGCAAGGACGCTGATGGACACGATTAATAATACGGTGAATGACAAGGACATGCACGGCAGGACATCCCATCTGACACAGCAGGAGATGGAAGACCTGGTAGAGTTTATGAAGGCGTTATAA